Part of the Salmo salar chromosome ssa10, Ssal_v3.1, whole genome shotgun sequence genome is shown below.
GAAATGAGATTTATCAGACATATACAGTGAAATGACAAATCCTTTCCACAGCAGCTGTAACAGACCAGTAGTAATTAGTATTCTTTACCTTGTCAGTGCGTCCTCCACGGGTCGGCCTGGTGGGGGCTCCACTATCACGCTCGCGGGGCTCCCTGGGCTCACGAAACTCTCCACGgaactctcctctgccctctccacgCCCTCGGCTCCCCCTGCCGCCACGGGGCCCACCACGACCACGGCTGGGGCGTCCAAGGTCCCCAAAGTTTATCTCCAGCTGGGCTGTGATGTCATTGGCCGGCTTCCGGAAGTGGTGATCGTCCTCAGCCTGAGAGACCGGGGGGAGAGAGATCATCAATGACAGAACACACATCTGAGCCACATTCTGTCATCTTATGGCACGGACAGACCAGTAGGATTGTTGAGCATCTGCTGGTCAaaagtacttagcacctctgaacagtgTGCTGGCTGTAATTTGCAAACCAATTCTACATGTAGAAATAAGGGGAAATGACAGCCGTCAGTTGCCCACCAGTGGGTAGTCCCTAAAACCACCTAGCCGACAGCAAGCGAACGAACGGCCCCTTACTGTGCACAGTGACAATCGTTCTTGCGAGTTCTGCGTTAAAAGGATAGTGCAAGATTTTGACAATCAATCCTTTTTATACTTAAACACtcggatgaactcatggatacactTGTAAAGTCACTGCGTGTATAGTCTAAAAATTGAGTGAGCAAATGTTAACGATGATGAAGATGCCAAGGCCTGAGAATTATTTTTTACCCGTTTTATTGTACTGTAAGTGCTATAGATTTATTGTTAACGGGAAACTGTTATTTTGTTGCCGGACGGCAGTCAGTTCAGAGGGAGTGAAGCAGATGTGCGCTCCTATCATTTAGATAAGAGTTGTGATAATTAGATCCAAGCATGTTAGCCGTTTCTGTGAACTTcaagtcattgtgctaacgctagttagcaatagCTTACAAAACAACCAACTCCCTTCCAACTGCTATCCACGAGTTCAAGGGGGTAGACAGAAAAAGAGCCAGAATTGGCAAAATATCACACTCTCCCTTTAATGTTCATGGGGAGAGAGAATGCGCGTGTCTGTCAGATGTGAAACTCACCTTAGGGGCAACTGCCTCAGCCTCCACCGCAGCTTCAATAAGAGCATCAGCTTTCTTCTCCTTTATTGGAGAGGGACGAAAACATAggtcatataaaaaaaaaaaaatggaggcTAAGTCAGTATTGTGGTTTTGACAGTCTACTCACGTCCTTGGACTTGTGCAACACGTATCCTTTCTTCCACTGGCTGTCGGCTCCCTCGTTGGCCTTCCGGATGTTGAACTCCACCTTGGTTTTCTCCTTGTCCTGCTGGGCCTTCCATTCATCCAGAGTCATCTCCTTGGGTTCCACTTCCTTAGGTTCACCAACCTCATTCTCCCTACAACACACAGCAGAAAACAGAACTGTCAGAACACACAACTGGCAGGAGAGTATGAGAAATATGGTGGAGAATCCATCCAGAACGTGCTTTTAAATTCCTGAGAGGGAGTGAACACTGGGCAGAAGAGGGAGAAATGGTTTAAGGCTCAGCCCTCAACTCACTTGTTCTCAGAGTCAGCGGGCCGAGGCTCCTCTCCCTCGGGGGTCTCCTCGGTCACGTTCGATTGGTCGTGCTCACTGTGGAGAGGATAAAAACAAGTTTAGCTCTCATACATTGAGTATGTTGACAGGtgaccaggacagtatagagaccAAGGGTCTTGACTCAACACGTTGACTTAGTTTACACACAACTGAACAAGGTAAATCAAAACACTTTAGGTTTGCAGACAGCCTTTGAGAAAGTCGAGAGGGAAAATGTGTTGTGCTAGGTCGGCTGTGATACTCACCCCATCTCATCCTTGACGGTGCCCCAGTTGTGAGATCCACTTCCTCCACGTTTCTCCTCACCTTTCTGGCTGCTGAAACAACATGGGCTTTAGCACACAGCTTCACATCAATAGTCTCTCAAGCAAAAAACAGtatcacatttttttattttttttaaaaactaGTTCTTATACTTCAAACAAGTAGTTCTTATGCACCAGTTCTCCAGAcaaagattaagcctagtcctggactacaaAGCAATCTCAATGGATAATCACCCTAAAAATTACTTTTAGCCCATGGTTAGTCATAATCtggacaaaaaaatgaaaaaaaatctggttAGAatagagattctccattgagcatgccATTTAGATCCAGAGTAGGAAATGGGCCTAATAATGAGATATGACTGATCCATCCCGGAGTTAATACATAATTCACAACATGACACAGGAGACGTACGATCGATCACTGCCGCTGTGTCTGTCGAATTCACGCTTTCCTCGGGCGTCGAAGCCGTCGCTCCTGCCCATGCCCCGGCCCCTGCCGCCACGGATACCACCTCGGCCACCTCCACGTCCTCTCATCTGCCTATCACCAATGGGCCTGTACAGACAAAGAAACCAATCAGCAGGCTGCCTCACAGGAAGGTACAGGTGATGTGTATTCAGTGAGGTGAAACATTGCACATAGAAATGTAACGAATAGAGCAGACATCTTCACGAACAGACCCCAATACATGACTAATGGAAGATATAACAAACATTAAGTGGTACAATAAGGACCCCAAAACACAATATGTGAAAAATCACCAATACTGTGAACTACACTGAAACAGTGTTATGCCATAGGCATACAGATCTTACCTTTCCTTAGGCACTATTTGAATACTTTGAAAATGCACTCTTAATTCCATCCTTCCTTAGAGTAGAGTCCTGCAGGGATCCGTTTTTTGAAGCAGCATCCGCCCCGGCCACATAAATTCCGAGCCCCACCCAATATCAGGAAAGAGTTTTCTCCGCAACCCGACCCACCCAGATAGAATTGTTCCGTGAGCCGATCCGTTACCCAACATATAACATCAATATATTTCATTGTTTTTATGACTCCAGAGTAGTagacataattattattattccccTTCCCTGCATGAATTAATTTGTCTGCATGTCTATTCAACATTTTGATAAACAGAAACCATACCATGAAttaagaaaaatacatttttattttcacaaTGCAACAAGTCACTCAAACCACAGAGAAAGAACCTTCTAATTAGCCTTCTTACCTGTAATGAAAGCCAATAGCTGTCCTAAAACAATACCTTTAGATTAAATATTGTTTAGATTATCATCAAATAGTTTAGGCCTAATTAAACCATTCCCAGAACTGAATATAGGTTGCAGAAATAGGCTACATTTACTTAGTAGGCTTATCAAACTTAACAGCCGCACTGGTTTACACATTATATAGCCTGCATATGGTCTAATGAACAAACACCTGAATTAATGTAATAACTGAATTATCGCAAACAAATAGGCCTACCTGCTTGCACTTTGCAAGCAGGTACCGCATTGTTATCCATCCTCCCAAATTGGGATTCCACTCGCGCAGCAACTGTTTCCACGATGGTGTTGTAGCCTATTCTCTTATCATAACCTTTCTTTTGTGTCTCCAATTAGGCCTATGCTAGCCATTTTTGCGTGAGCTAAGCTATCCAGGGAAAGTGAACTTGGCAAGGTGTCATATTCTCACGTGAAGAGAGGGAacatgatctctgcatgtggatAAATTAGAATATTTTGGCACCACACAAATAAATTACATTTCCAGGctccacacacactcaaagcGTGCATGGCTGATAGCCTTATATCTGTCTCAACGGTCACAGAATGGAATTCACAACCCAATAAGCACCTGGGTTTTAAAAAGGTGTATTATCCTGATTTAAAATGTTTTCAGCCCACAATGTAAGTGTTCTGAACCACGACCCGACCCATGTGTTGAAAGAATGTTCATTTCACCCACCAGTTGATATTTTTGCGGCTCACCGATAGGGAACCATGGGTATCCGACCCGATGCAGGATtctaccttaacctctatgggctaggtgggacgctagcgtcccccccgtggtgcactccatcaacagcaggtgcatttcaagagcagcaaatttgaatccaaataaatgtcaaaattcaaatttttcaaacatacaactattttacaccctttgaaagataaacatctccttaatctaaccacgttttacgatttcaaaaaggttttacggcgaaagcataaatttagagtatgttaggacagtacatttacaagagttgtgtgtaatgttgtgccaattcaaagacaggcgtcaccaaaaccataaaatcagctaaaattatgcactaaccttttacaatctccaacagatgacactcctaggacattgtgttagacaatgcatgcatttttatttctatcaagttcatatttatatccaaaaacagcgttttactgtggcgttgatgttccggaaatcgtttccctccaataaccggctgtcaagtcagcaccacaaattaaataattaaaattagaaaacattggtaaaatattatattgtcatttaaagaattatagatttacatctcttgaacgctatcaacttgccagatttaaaaataaccttactgggaaatcacactttgcaataatctgagcactgcgcccagaaaaatacgcgttgcgatacagactagccgccatgttggggagatctaaaatcgaaaatactatgtaaataatccattacctttgattctcttcatcagatgtcacttccaggtatcacaggtccataacgaatgtagttttgttcaaaaaagctcatcatttatgtccaaaaatctccgtcttgttagcacatgatctaagccagccggacttctcgtcatgaacgaggggaaaaaatatatttacgttcgttcaaacatgtcaaacgttgtatagcataaatcattagggccttttttaaccagaacatgaataatattcaaggtggacgaatgcattctcttttataacgtattggaactagggtacccaacatgaactcgcgcgccaggtgtctaatgggccatcatcgttccttggctcttgttcggtcagatctccctccagaagactcaaaacactttgtaaaggctggtgacatctagtggaagcaataggaagtgccaaaatattcctcagcccctgtgtttttcaatggcataggtttaaaggtaatacaacacatcaggtatccacttcctgtcagaaaatgtctcagggttttgcctgccaaatgagttctgttatactcacagacaccattcaaacagttttagaaactttagggtgttttctatccatatataataagtatatgcatattctagttactgggtaggattagtaaccagattaaaatcgggtacatttttttatccagccgtgcaaatactgccccctagccctaacaggctaacctcttgaggaccccttcgagataaaatcccgctaaagggattggttggacaacaactaGTGAGACcgcggcgcgaaattcaaaacaaaaacatcttaaaattcaagtattatacggcattttaaagatgctctactcgttaatccaatcacattgtccgatttcaaaaaggctttacggtgaaagcagaacattagattattttagcatagcaccttagcaaaaaaaaaagcatttttccaagcacggatagccatcacaaaaccagatgtacaactaaaattaagcactaacctttgacaatcttcatcagatgacactcctaggacatcatgttagacaatacatgcatttttttgatcgatcaagttcatatttatatccaaaaacccaacttttacattggcgcgtgacgttcagaaaatgctTTCTCCCCATAACctccggtgaataggcacatttattTACAGAAAACTCATAAGCGTTGAcaatttataacaattatttaaagaattagagataatctactcctttatgcaaccactgtcagatttcaaaataactttacggaaaaagtacattgttcaatattctgagtacagaacttagcctacaaccacggcgtcgacaaatctcaaaaaatatgttagaaatatttacttacctttgctgctCTTCGGCAGAATGCGCTtggatgggcacccacttccacaagaaatgttcatttgttctgcaaagtccatcatttatgtccaaatacgtccattttgttgacccatccagaacactttacaatgccatgtggcgtggacgcaaatacatagacgaaatgttcaacgttccattaccgtttgtagaaacacatcaaacgatgtttacaagcaatcctttagggtattttttaatgtaaaattgcgataattttacaaccgggcaataggtattcatcccagaagaaaaataaaaaacaacaaagtcacgtgcacgcgcgtcataagacacctgtcctcagactggcccgTAATTGACTGAGCAACAATTTTCTGCCcggtgacggatgaaaccagttcctaaagattgctgacagccaatggaagagttaggaggtgcaatgtaaatcctatgtcactgtagtttttcaagggattcaaaagaaaaactacatttctaatttctcccacttcctgatttaatttttctcaggttttttgcatgccatatgagttctgttatactcacagacaccattcaaacagttttagaaacttcacagtgttttctatccaaatctactaataatatgcatattctattttctgggccagagtagtaacctgtttaaattgggtacgtttttcatccggctgtgaaaatactgctccTTAGCCCCAACAGGCTAATGTAAGACAGTATTGTTCTCGCTTAAAAAATGTAAACTTACCAGTCGTTTATTGTGTAAACAAAAATGACCCCCTTCTCTATTTGACAGGAAATGTCTCCCTCAGGCTGTCAGAGGTAACTCAAACATACCTTAATTATGGGTTCCACTTCACCACCActctgttagcctgttagggctagggggcagtatttacacagccggataaaaaaacgtacccgatttaatctggttattactactgcccagaaactagaatatgcatataattattggctttggatagaaaacaccctaaagtttctaaaactgtttgaatggtgtctgtgagtataacagaactcatatggcaggcaaaaacctgggaagattccaaacaggaagtaccctctctgaccattccttgggcttcttggctgtttattgaacatttaggatctttgctgtagcgtgacacttcctacggctcccataggctctcagaacctgggaaaaagctgaatgatgtaattccagccccaggctgaaacacattagcgcctttggtaagtggccgatcagaggaccatcagactgaggctcgtgcacgaggggatcccatgtttttattttctctctctttgaacgtaaacacgctttcccggtcggaatattatcgcttttttacgagaaaaatggcataaaagttgattttaaacagcggtagacatgcttcgaagtacggtaatggaatatttagattttttttgtcacgaaatgagtcgtgcgaacaaaacagaggatatttgaacataactatggattattttgaaccaaaccaacatttgttattgaagtagaagtcctgggagtgcattgtgacgaagaacagcaaaggtaataacatttttctcatagtaaatctgactttggtcagggctaaacttggtgggtgtctaaatagctagccctgtgatgccgggctatctacttagaatattgcaaaatgtgctttcaccgaagagctattttaaaatcggacctagcgagtgcatagaggagttctgtatctataattcttaaaataattgttatgttttctgtgaacgtttattgtgagtaatttagtaaattcaccggaagtttgcagggggtatgctagttctgaacgtcacatgctaatgtaaaaagctggtttttgatataaatatgaacttgattgaacaaaacatgcatgtattgtataacataatgtcctaggtgtggcatctgatgaagatcatcaaaggttagtgctgcatttagctgtcttctgggtttttgtgacattatatgctagcttgaaaaatgggtagtctgattatttctggctgggtactctgctgacataatctaatgttttgctttcgttgtaaagcctttttgaaatcggacagtgtggttagattaacgagagtcttatagTCATAtgtatagtcatatgtttgagaaatttaagtaatagcatttctaaggtatttgaataacgcgccacaggattccactggctgttacgtaggtgggacgatttcgtcccgccggccctagagaagttaacggggtcatgttgcacttcctaaggcttccactagatgtcaacagtctttagaacgttgtttcaggcttttactgtgAGTAGGGAGCCAACAAGAGCTTCTGGAAACAGGTGTCCCAGAATAAGGCACGAGTTCAGTCACGCGCTCTGCCTTAGGAGCGAGCCTACTCCATCTTCATTTCTAAAGAGAAGGGAATCGttcggttggaattttattgaagatttatgttaaaaacaacctgaagattgattctatacatcgtttgacatgattctacaaactagtataactttttttgacttttcgtctggagttAGCAAGCATGCGcctggaatagtgaacctaacacacgaacaaaattgaggtatttggacataaagatgaagtttatcgaacaaaacgaacatttattgttga
Proteins encoded:
- the LOC106560288 gene encoding plasminogen activator inhibitor 1 RNA-binding protein isoform X2, with the protein product MPGHMQEGFGCAIANRFDQLFDDESDPFELLKEAENKKKEAPVPGAAKTAAQAAKLQKKESQKDRKVVPAEKKDEPLTPVTLKKDGPGPRRMGPRREGQAPAGGPPREGEGRPPTDRPPRTDRRPPRRFERPPGGEDKPAEGGEFSVEKPIGDRQMRGRGGGRGGIRGGRGRGMGRSDGFDARGKREFDRHSGSDRSQKGEEKRGGSGSHNWGTVKDEMGEHDQSNVTEETPEGEEPRPADSENKENEVGEPKEVEPKEMTLDEWKAQQDKEKTKVEFNIRKANEGADSQWKKGYVLHKSKDEKKADALIEAAVEAEAVAPKAEDDHHFRKPANDITAQLEINFGDLGRPSRGRGGPRGGRGSRGRGEGRGEFRGEFREPREPRERDSGAPTRPTRGGRTDKPSGVIVPNVDDPEAFPALA
- the LOC106560288 gene encoding plasminogen activator inhibitor 1 RNA-binding protein isoform X1, which gives rise to MPGHMQEGFGCAIANRFDQLFDDESDPFELLKEAENKKKEAPVPGAAKTAAQAAKLQKKESQKDRKVVPAEKKDEPLTPVTLKKDGPGPRRMGPRREGQAPAGGPPREGEGRPPTDRPPRTDRRPPRRFERPPGGEDKPAEGGEFSVEKPIGDRQMRGRGGGRGGIRGGRGRGMGRSDGFDARGKREFDRHSGSDRSSQKGEEKRGGSGSHNWGTVKDEMGEHDQSNVTEETPEGEEPRPADSENKENEVGEPKEVEPKEMTLDEWKAQQDKEKTKVEFNIRKANEGADSQWKKGYVLHKSKDEKKADALIEAAVEAEAVAPKAEDDHHFRKPANDITAQLEINFGDLGRPSRGRGGPRGGRGSRGRGEGRGEFRGEFREPREPRERDSGAPTRPTRGGRTDKPSGVIVPNVDDPEAFPALA